From Bacillus pumilus, one genomic window encodes:
- the purL gene encoding phosphoribosylformylglycinamidine synthase subunit PurL, with translation MSLLLEPSHKQIKEEKLYQQMGLSDEEFALIESIIGRLPNYTETGIFSVMWSEHCSYKNSKPVLSKFPTKGEHVLQGPGEGAGIVDIGDNQAVVFKIESHNHPSAIEPYQGAATGVGGIIRDVFSMGARPIAVLNSLRFGELTSPRVKYLFEEVVAGIAGYGNCIGIPTVGGEVHFDQSYEGNPLVNAMCVGLINHEDIKKGQAKGVGNTVMYVGAKTGRDGIHGATFASEEFSDESEEKRSAVQVGDPFMEKLLLEACLEVIKNDALVGIQDMGAAGLTSSSAEMASKAGSGIEMNLDLIPQRETGMSAYEMMLSESQERMLLVIEKGREQEIIDIFEKYDLEAVSVGHVTDDKMLRLLHQGEVVCELPVDALAEEAPVYHKPSSEPAYYREFLETKVEAPAITDAAETLKQLLQQPTIASKEWVYDQYDYMVRTNTVVAPGSDAGVLRIRGTKKALAMTTDCNARYLYLDPEVGGKIAVAEAARNIVCSGARPLAVTDNLNFGNPEKPEIFWQIEKSADGISEACRTLSTPVIGGNVSLYNESNGTAIYPTPVIGMVGLVEDTAHITTQSFQQAGDVIFVIGETKEEFAGSELQKMTEGRIYGKAPDIDLDVELTRQEALLAAIQNGLVQSAHDVSEGGLGVALAESTFGTDGLGADIQIDLNSEASLFSETQSRFVVTVRPEHCEAFAAAVKDAKEVGTVTNDGVFTVKNQEGQQWIHAAVNELERAWKGAIPCLLKSEA, from the coding sequence ATGTCACTACTGCTTGAACCAAGTCACAAGCAAATTAAAGAAGAGAAATTGTATCAGCAAATGGGATTGAGTGATGAAGAATTCGCTTTAATTGAATCCATTATTGGCAGACTGCCAAACTACACAGAAACGGGTATTTTTTCTGTCATGTGGTCAGAGCATTGCAGTTATAAAAACTCAAAGCCTGTTTTAAGCAAATTCCCGACAAAAGGAGAGCATGTTCTTCAAGGTCCTGGGGAAGGCGCTGGAATCGTGGATATTGGAGACAACCAAGCGGTTGTATTTAAAATCGAATCACATAACCATCCATCTGCGATTGAACCGTATCAAGGAGCGGCTACAGGTGTCGGCGGAATTATCCGTGATGTATTCTCCATGGGTGCGCGTCCAATTGCTGTATTAAACTCTCTTCGTTTTGGTGAACTGACTTCACCGCGCGTGAAGTACTTGTTTGAAGAAGTAGTGGCAGGGATCGCAGGCTATGGAAACTGTATCGGAATTCCAACAGTCGGCGGAGAGGTTCATTTTGATCAAAGCTATGAAGGCAATCCGCTCGTAAATGCGATGTGTGTTGGATTAATCAACCACGAGGACATCAAAAAAGGGCAGGCCAAAGGTGTCGGCAACACGGTTATGTACGTTGGTGCTAAAACGGGACGTGACGGTATTCACGGTGCAACATTTGCGTCTGAAGAATTTTCTGATGAATCAGAAGAAAAACGTTCAGCGGTTCAAGTCGGCGATCCGTTCATGGAAAAGCTGCTGCTTGAAGCGTGCCTTGAAGTCATCAAAAACGATGCGCTCGTTGGGATTCAAGATATGGGAGCGGCTGGCTTAACAAGCTCAAGCGCGGAAATGGCAAGTAAAGCAGGTTCTGGAATCGAGATGAATCTAGATCTCATTCCGCAGCGTGAAACAGGTATGTCGGCATACGAAATGATGCTGTCTGAATCGCAAGAGAGAATGCTGCTGGTCATTGAAAAAGGCCGCGAACAAGAAATCATTGATATTTTCGAAAAATACGATCTTGAAGCGGTATCAGTCGGTCATGTGACAGACGATAAAATGCTTCGTTTACTCCATCAAGGTGAAGTCGTATGTGAGCTTCCTGTTGACGCTCTTGCAGAAGAAGCGCCGGTTTATCACAAGCCATCAAGTGAGCCTGCATACTATCGTGAGTTTTTAGAAACAAAAGTTGAAGCTCCAGCCATCACAGATGCAGCCGAAACGTTAAAGCAGCTCCTTCAGCAGCCAACAATTGCAAGTAAAGAATGGGTTTATGATCAGTATGACTACATGGTTCGGACAAATACAGTCGTTGCACCGGGCTCTGATGCGGGCGTACTAAGAATCCGCGGAACGAAAAAAGCCCTAGCGATGACAACAGATTGTAACGCACGCTATCTCTACCTTGATCCAGAGGTTGGCGGGAAAATCGCAGTCGCTGAAGCAGCACGTAACATTGTCTGCTCAGGCGCTCGTCCGCTTGCAGTGACAGATAACCTGAACTTCGGTAACCCGGAGAAACCAGAAATTTTCTGGCAAATAGAAAAGTCAGCTGACGGGATTAGCGAAGCATGCCGCACGCTAAGCACACCAGTTATCGGTGGGAACGTCTCTTTATATAACGAATCAAATGGAACAGCGATTTACCCAACACCAGTCATTGGAATGGTTGGTTTGGTTGAAGATACTGCTCATATTACGACTCAATCGTTCCAGCAGGCTGGCGATGTGATTTTCGTCATTGGTGAGACGAAGGAAGAATTCGCAGGCAGTGAGCTTCAAAAGATGACAGAAGGCCGTATTTACGGAAAAGCACCAGACATTGATTTGGATGTAGAGCTCACGCGTCAAGAAGCTCTGCTAGCCGCGATTCAAAACGGTCTCGTTCAATCAGCACACGATGTGTCTGAAGGCGGACTTGGTGTAGCACTTGCTGAAAGTACATTTGGAACAGACGGTCTTGGCGCTGATATCCAAATCGATTTAAACAGCGAAGCTTCCTTATTCAGTGAAACACAGTCACGTTTTGTTGTCACAGTCAGACCGGAGCACTGCGAAGCGTTTGCTGCGGCGGTCAAAGATGCGAAAGAAGTCGGAACGGTCACAAATGATGGTGTATTTACCGTCAAAAATCAAGAAGGACAACAATGGATTCATGCAGCGGTCAACGAGCTTGAACGTGCATGGAAAGGAGCGATCCCATGCTTGCTGAAATCAGAGGCTTAA
- the purF gene encoding amidophosphoribosyltransferase gives MLAEIRGLNEECGVFGVWGHEEAPQITYYGLHSLQHRGQEGAGIIATDGENLTSHKGLGLITEVFQNGELKDLKGKGAIGHVRYATAGGGGFENVQPLFFRSQNNGSLALAHNGNLVNATQLKQQLENQGSIFQTSSDTEVLAHLIKRSGHIELKEQIKNALSMLKGAYAFLIMTETEMIVALDPNGLRPLSLGMLGDAYVVASETCAFDVVGATYLRDVEPGEMLIINDEGLKSERFSMNINRSMCSMEYIYFSRPDSNINGINVHSARKNLGKKLAEEAHVEADVVTGVPDSSISAAIGYAEATGIPYELGLIKNRYVGRTFIQPSQALREQGVRMKLSAVRGVVEGKRVVMVDDSIVRGTTSRRIVTMLREAGATEVHVRISSPPIAHPCFYGIDTSTHEELIASSHSVEEIRQEIGADSIAFLSVDGLMDGIGRKYDDPQRGQCLACFTGKYPTEIYEDTVLPHVKETVLTK, from the coding sequence ATGCTTGCTGAAATCAGAGGCTTAAATGAAGAGTGTGGTGTCTTTGGGGTTTGGGGACACGAAGAAGCCCCGCAAATCACATATTACGGATTGCATAGCCTTCAGCACCGAGGACAAGAAGGTGCGGGAATCATTGCAACAGATGGTGAGAACCTGACATCACACAAAGGCCTTGGACTGATTACGGAAGTCTTTCAAAACGGTGAGCTAAAGGATTTGAAAGGAAAAGGGGCGATCGGACACGTTCGGTATGCGACAGCAGGCGGAGGCGGCTTTGAAAATGTGCAGCCCCTCTTCTTCCGCTCGCAAAACAACGGCAGTCTTGCCCTTGCTCATAATGGAAACTTAGTGAATGCAACGCAGTTAAAGCAGCAGCTAGAGAACCAAGGGAGCATTTTCCAGACCTCTTCTGATACCGAAGTGCTGGCTCATTTAATTAAGCGCAGCGGGCATATTGAATTAAAAGAGCAGATCAAAAATGCGCTGTCCATGCTGAAAGGAGCATATGCTTTCTTAATCATGACGGAAACAGAAATGATCGTGGCTCTTGATCCGAACGGCTTACGCCCGCTTTCACTTGGTATGCTTGGAGATGCTTATGTCGTCGCTTCTGAAACATGTGCATTTGATGTCGTCGGCGCTACGTATTTACGTGATGTGGAGCCTGGCGAAATGCTGATCATTAATGATGAAGGCTTGAAATCTGAGCGCTTCTCGATGAACATTAACCGCAGCATGTGCAGCATGGAATACATTTATTTCTCAAGACCTGACAGCAATATCAACGGCATCAATGTGCATAGTGCGAGAAAGAATCTAGGCAAAAAGCTTGCCGAAGAAGCGCATGTCGAAGCAGATGTTGTGACAGGTGTACCAGATTCCAGTATTTCTGCAGCGATTGGATATGCCGAAGCAACAGGTATTCCGTATGAGCTCGGTTTGATTAAAAACCGTTATGTCGGCCGGACCTTTATCCAGCCGTCTCAAGCATTGCGTGAGCAGGGCGTACGGATGAAGCTGTCTGCTGTGCGCGGGGTTGTCGAAGGAAAGCGTGTTGTGATGGTGGATGATTCCATCGTACGCGGTACAACGAGCCGCAGAATTGTCACGATGCTAAGAGAAGCGGGTGCGACGGAAGTCCATGTACGCATTAGTTCACCGCCAATCGCGCATCCATGTTTTTATGGAATTGATACGTCCACACACGAAGAGCTGATTGCTTCTTCTCATTCAGTGGAAGAAATTAGACAGGAAATCGGTGCAGACTCCATTGCATTTTTATCTGTAGACGGTTTAATGGACGGGATTGGCAGGAAGTATGATGATCCGCAGCGCGGTCAGTGTTTAGCATGCTTTACTGGTAAATACCCGACTGAAATTTATGAAGATACAGTTCTTCCGCATGTGAAGGAAACGGTCCTGACGAAATAA
- the purQ gene encoding phosphoribosylformylglycinamidine synthase subunit PurQ, with the protein MKFAVIVLPGSNCDIDMYHAIQDELGEQVEYVWHDETSLDRFDGVLVPGGFSYGDYLRCGAIARFSNIMPAVKKAAAEGKPVLGVCNGFQILQELGILPGAMRRNKDLKFICRSVELIVENSETQFTSGYQKGESITIPVAHGEGNFYCDEDTLAKLIQNGQIAFTYGDDINGSVNRIAGITNEEGNVLGMMPHPERAVDSLLGSADGLKLFQSIVKNWRDTHVTTA; encoded by the coding sequence AAGATGAGTTAGGTGAACAAGTTGAATATGTATGGCACGACGAAACGAGTCTAGACAGATTTGACGGTGTACTCGTACCAGGCGGTTTCTCTTATGGGGATTACTTAAGATGTGGTGCGATCGCTCGCTTCTCTAACATCATGCCGGCGGTGAAAAAAGCAGCTGCGGAAGGAAAGCCTGTTCTCGGTGTTTGTAACGGGTTCCAAATTCTTCAGGAGCTTGGCATTCTTCCAGGTGCGATGAGACGAAATAAAGACTTGAAATTTATCTGTCGTTCAGTTGAACTCATTGTAGAGAACAGCGAAACGCAATTTACAAGCGGCTATCAAAAAGGCGAATCCATTACGATTCCTGTAGCACACGGTGAAGGCAACTTCTACTGTGATGAAGACACTTTAGCGAAGCTCATTCAAAATGGCCAAATCGCTTTCACTTACGGAGACGATATTAACGGCAGTGTCAATCGAATTGCAGGTATAACGAATGAAGAGGGCAATGTACTCGGCATGATGCCGCACCCTGAGCGCGCGGTTGATTCATTACTAGGCAGCGCAGACGGACTTAAATTGTTTCAATCTATCGTGAAAAATTGGAGGGACACTCATGTCACTACTGCTTGA